The Gymnodinialimonas sp. 57CJ19 genome includes a window with the following:
- a CDS encoding TetR/AcrR family transcriptional regulator, with product MTSEPDPTAPTEPPKQPRRRLSSEERRQEFLTKAIEFFAQEGFESSTRELARRLGVTQPLLYRYFPSKSDLIAEVYDAVYVKRWQDEWGTLLRDRSRPLRERLVEFYDAYTEVVFHNDWMRIFLFSGLKGVDINRRYMQLVRERILEPILQEIRFDAGLDSLDPSDEEVEAAWIMHGGIYYYGVRTLIYEVSILNNKSFVIETAIDSFLLQIPSIRDAASN from the coding sequence GTGACAAGTGAACCTGACCCGACCGCCCCGACCGAGCCCCCCAAGCAGCCGCGCCGTCGCCTGTCATCGGAGGAGCGTCGGCAAGAGTTTTTGACCAAAGCGATCGAGTTCTTCGCGCAGGAGGGGTTTGAATCCTCAACCCGGGAGTTGGCCCGCCGATTGGGGGTCACGCAGCCTTTGTTATATCGGTACTTCCCGTCAAAAAGTGACCTGATCGCAGAGGTTTACGATGCGGTCTACGTGAAGCGCTGGCAGGATGAATGGGGCACTTTGTTGCGCGACCGCTCGCGTCCATTGCGGGAGCGTCTGGTGGAATTCTACGACGCCTATACCGAGGTCGTCTTTCACAACGACTGGATGCGCATCTTCCTTTTTTCGGGCCTGAAAGGCGTCGATATAAACCGCCGCTACATGCAGTTGGTCCGCGAGCGCATTCTGGAGCCGATCCTGCAAGAGATTCGTTTTGACGCGGGATTGGATTCGCTTGACCCCTCCGATGAAGAGGTCGAGGCCGCCTGGATCATGCACGGCGGCATTTACTATTACGGCGTGCGGACGCTGATCTACGAAGTCTCGATCCTGAACAACAAATCCTTCGTGATCGAGACGGCGATTGATAGCTTCCTGCTGCAAATTCCTTCGATCAGGGATGCCGCATCGAATTGA
- a CDS encoding xanthine dehydrogenase family protein subunit M, with protein sequence MKAAEFLYERPASVAEALALLADEDRDATPLAGGQSLMPMMNFRLAQPGTLVDLSALEDLRGITLSDGMVRIGAMTRYVELVRSGVVADHAPLLAMALPHIAHAAVRNRGTIGGSVALADPAAEMPALLLALDAQITVQSAEGTTTHGATDFFLGMYETALEEGELVSEIAIPVAAPTDRFAFYELARRHGDYAMAGVAVARRDNAHRVAFFSISDRALRAFDAEEVLDKGGSVIDAVAALAELPYSGDLNAAIPTKKHLSGVVLTRALEAL encoded by the coding sequence ATGAAAGCGGCAGAGTTTCTTTATGAACGACCTGCTTCCGTTGCAGAGGCGCTGGCGCTGCTGGCGGACGAAGACCGCGACGCGACGCCTTTGGCAGGCGGGCAAAGCCTGATGCCGATGATGAATTTCCGCCTGGCGCAACCGGGCACCTTGGTCGATCTTTCGGCGTTGGAGGACCTGCGCGGCATCACCCTGAGTGACGGGATGGTGCGCATCGGCGCGATGACCCGCTATGTGGAATTGGTCCGCTCTGGGGTGGTGGCCGATCACGCGCCGTTGTTGGCGATGGCTTTGCCCCACATCGCCCACGCCGCCGTGCGTAACCGGGGCACCATTGGCGGCAGCGTTGCCTTGGCTGATCCGGCAGCCGAAATGCCCGCGCTGTTGCTGGCGTTGGATGCGCAGATCACGGTGCAATCGGCCGAAGGCACCACCACCCACGGGGCCACGGACTTCTTCCTTGGCATGTATGAGACCGCGTTGGAGGAGGGGGAGCTTGTGTCTGAGATCGCCATTCCAGTTGCCGCGCCGACCGACCGCTTCGCCTTTTATGAATTGGCCCGGCGCCACGGCGATTACGCGATGGCCGGTGTCGCTGTGGCGCGGCGCGACAACGCCCACCGCGTCGCGTTTTTCTCGATATCTGACAGGGCGTTACGGGCCTTCGACGCGGAAGAGGTGTTGGACAAGGGCGGCAGTGTGATCGACGCCGTCGCCGCCTTGGCCGAGCTTCCGTACTCCGGCGACCTCAATGCCGCCATCCCCACGAAAAAGCACCTGTCAGGCGTCGTCCTGACCCGCGCGTTGGAGGCGTTGTGA